The candidate division WOR-3 bacterium genome segment CAACTTGGATAATCTCAAAGGGTTTAGCCGAATACCAATCAACCGACTCGCGTTTTTCTTTAATTTTGCTTTTCTTCGACTTAAGGGCGGTATTAATTTCTTCTTGATGCCTGCGTAAGATATGGCGAATGGTGCCGGCTGGCACATTGATTGACTCATAGCGTGAAAGGTAGCGAGAAAGTCTTTTTGGACCGAGCCGAGTTTTGATTTTTATCTCGACCACTTTAGCTTCAATCTGGGGTAGTGTCTTTTTGGGCTGGTGGTGAGGAGTTTTTGGTCGGTCTTTCAGATTGCCTTGACGATATTTAGCGATGATGTCGTAGACGACGGTTCGATTAATATTGAAGGCACGGGCGGTATAAGTGATATTATTGCTGGCTTGGAGGAATTCGATTACTGCTTGTCTTGCGGTAGCGGGGTCAATTTTTCTTAATTCTTTATAATTGATAAGGGTTGTAGTTTGCATAGTGTCTTTTATCCTTAAATAGACATTTGAAATTAATCTTGGCTAACTTAAAAACTTGTTTCACATAACCATTATAATTAAATCTCATAAACTGTATAGTATCTCTTGGACACATTGCATTTTAATATTGACAGTAAAAACACTCGGTATAAACCCAAAATTTACCGGATACTTTTTAGTTGAGAATCAACAACTTTTTCACATAATTCTTGTGTTGACTGCTATCTCTTACCACCAGAAAGTATATCCCGCAAGGCAGACTTTTTTTACTTAGGATGTTGCTCGCATTATAATTATCATTAAGTTTTTGGATTAAGCGACCTAATTTATCATAGATAAACATCGAATAGCCAGAAAGCGATTTGGTTTCTAAATGTTGTATACCCGAATAAAAATTGATATTATTTGAATTTGTCGTTGTTTCTTTTGTCTTTTCGATTTCAGGAATATATCGATAAAAGTAATTAGTTCTG includes the following:
- a CDS encoding helix-turn-helix domain-containing protein — translated: MQTTTLINYKELRKIDPATARQAVIEFLQASNNITYTARAFNINRTVVYDIIAKYRQGNLKDRPKTPHHQPKKTLPQIEAKVVEIKIKTRLGPKRLSRYLSRYESINVPAGTIRHILRRHQEEINTALKSKKSKIKEKRESVDWYSAKPFEIIQV